From a region of the Agrobacterium larrymoorei genome:
- a CDS encoding MarR family winged helix-turn-helix transcriptional regulator: MDTPTASDYQALANFRHTLKKFLEFSTSAAQAAGVPPQQHQALLAIKGLRPDETMTVGLLAEKLLIAPHTAVELTNRLVKGGYITRQPDLEDRRRQTLHLTDQAEEVMSHLSAIHLKEIRELAPQLIKILSDLQGQR, encoded by the coding sequence ATGGACACCCCAACCGCGTCCGATTATCAGGCGCTGGCAAATTTTCGTCACACGTTGAAGAAGTTTCTCGAATTCAGCACATCTGCCGCCCAAGCCGCCGGCGTTCCCCCGCAGCAACATCAGGCTCTGCTGGCAATCAAGGGCCTTCGCCCTGATGAGACCATGACCGTTGGTTTACTCGCCGAAAAGCTACTGATCGCACCCCACACGGCAGTCGAGCTCACCAATCGGCTGGTAAAAGGTGGCTATATCACCCGGCAACCCGACCTTGAGGACCGCCGTCGGCAGACGCTGCACCTGACCGATCAGGCAGAAGAGGTCATGTCTCACCTGAGCGCAATTCACCTCAAGGAAATTCGCGAGCTGGCACCGCAATTGATCAAGATACTGAGCGATTTGCAAGGGCAGCGGTGA
- a CDS encoding HlyD family secretion protein, whose product MVQAQRAVSEDEAKQNGDPEDREVKTASSEAEPEQKEKKPSVIRRHPVWTADIILALIVVGIAAYFIWLVYFHPYETTDDAFVDARSFSLAAKVSGYLDDVAVADNAHVEAGAVIARIAPRDYQIAVDQAQAQVEAANASITNATAQIDVASAAIEEAKAREASSGAALQFAKDEADRQRQLQQGGAGSLQTSQQAESNLRQAQAAYTEAQANVSSAMKNKVAAEAQRTSAQASLKQAEAQKESADQNLNYTTLTAAQPGRVVKISGAKGQFVQAGQAIAMFVPDEVWVTANFKETQLADMRPGQPVELTIDAYPDHILHGKVDSVQPGSGTAFSLLPAENATGNYVKVTQRVPVKIVVEEWPKDVSIGPGMSVVPTVTVRPRS is encoded by the coding sequence GTGGTCCAAGCTCAGCGCGCCGTTTCCGAAGACGAAGCGAAGCAAAACGGCGATCCAGAAGATCGCGAAGTCAAGACTGCCTCCTCTGAAGCGGAACCCGAGCAGAAAGAGAAAAAGCCCTCGGTTATCCGTCGGCATCCCGTCTGGACAGCGGATATTATTCTTGCCCTGATCGTCGTGGGAATTGCTGCCTACTTTATCTGGCTGGTCTATTTTCATCCTTACGAGACGACCGACGACGCCTTTGTCGATGCGCGTAGCTTCTCGCTTGCGGCGAAAGTATCGGGCTATCTCGATGACGTCGCCGTGGCCGACAATGCGCACGTCGAGGCCGGTGCCGTCATCGCCAGAATAGCACCGCGAGATTACCAGATCGCGGTTGATCAGGCTCAGGCGCAGGTGGAAGCTGCAAACGCTTCGATTACCAATGCAACTGCACAGATCGACGTTGCTTCCGCCGCCATCGAAGAGGCGAAAGCGCGCGAGGCCTCATCTGGCGCTGCGCTGCAGTTTGCGAAAGATGAAGCCGATCGACAGCGCCAACTCCAGCAAGGCGGCGCCGGAAGCCTGCAGACCTCCCAACAAGCCGAGTCAAACTTGCGGCAGGCCCAGGCGGCATATACCGAAGCGCAGGCAAATGTCAGTTCGGCAATGAAGAACAAGGTCGCAGCAGAGGCGCAGCGCACGAGCGCTCAAGCCAGCCTGAAACAGGCCGAAGCGCAGAAGGAAAGCGCGGACCAGAACCTTAACTACACCACGTTGACGGCAGCACAGCCGGGCCGAGTCGTGAAGATCAGTGGTGCAAAAGGTCAATTCGTTCAGGCAGGTCAGGCGATAGCCATGTTCGTGCCGGACGAAGTTTGGGTAACCGCCAACTTCAAGGAAACACAGCTGGCAGACATGCGTCCCGGCCAGCCGGTGGAACTAACGATTGATGCCTATCCAGACCACATTCTGCACGGGAAAGTCGATTCGGTTCAGCCCGGCTCCGGCACCGCATTCTCGCTTCTGCCAGCAGAAAACGCCACCGGCAATTATGTGAAGGTGACCCAGCGAGTCCCGGTCAAGATCGTCGTGGAAGAGTGGCCGAAAGATGTTTCGATTGGCCCGGGCATGTCCGTTGTGCCGACCGTGACTGTTCGCCCCAGAAGCTAA
- a CDS encoding GntR family transcriptional regulator: protein MLSETEIVSAREERGETRAKEALDQIMALIRAGELRPGSILKEVELAKRFSMSRGPVREAIRNLEGRKIVEREAFQRARITPLRKPEIVAIFQLRECLEGMAFSLAAARMSDSELDALVEDVERSSDPSYYGEVFNAGFKFKFHAAVVSRCGNERIKHVLDVEVYELIRLYRWIAGTLPGRGGSAQAEHLEIAKAMRVRDMERVEKLTRAHIHKSMIYLLGDGNDAVD from the coding sequence TTGCTTTCAGAGACCGAAATCGTTTCCGCCCGCGAAGAAAGAGGCGAAACCAGAGCAAAAGAAGCTCTCGATCAAATAATGGCGCTCATCCGTGCAGGCGAACTTCGACCGGGGTCTATCCTAAAGGAAGTCGAACTCGCGAAGCGCTTCTCAATGAGCAGAGGTCCAGTGCGCGAGGCGATCAGAAACCTCGAAGGAAGAAAGATCGTGGAGCGCGAAGCCTTCCAGCGTGCTCGAATTACGCCCCTTCGCAAACCCGAGATCGTCGCAATCTTTCAACTACGCGAATGTCTCGAAGGCATGGCTTTCAGCCTTGCCGCAGCACGTATGTCCGACAGCGAACTCGATGCCTTGGTTGAAGACGTGGAGCGTAGCAGCGACCCAAGCTATTACGGAGAAGTTTTCAATGCAGGGTTCAAATTCAAGTTTCACGCTGCTGTCGTAAGCCGCTGCGGAAACGAGAGGATCAAGCACGTTCTGGATGTCGAGGTCTATGAACTCATCCGCCTCTACCGTTGGATAGCTGGGACACTACCCGGCCGCGGCGGAAGTGCCCAGGCCGAACATCTCGAAATCGCGAAAGCTATGCGGGTTAGAGATATGGAACGGGTTGAAAAACTGACCCGAGCCCACATCCACAAATCAATGATCTATCTGCTCGGCGACGGGAATGATGCCGTCGACTAA
- a CDS encoding alpha/beta fold hydrolase, translated as MPHVDTNNVRISFIESGAKHGRPVLLLHGWPDDASTWDDVSSRLADRGLRLIAPYLRGFGGSVFRNEDALRTANSGILSMDAIALMDGLGIDTFSVVGHDWGAGIAEGLAVGWPQRVEKMALLSSLPRMGGLKTPSFRQAQRYWYHWFMATKRGAEAIAEDPHGFARIQWENWGPEGWFDDATFDAVSKSFDNPDWVTVTLHSYQARWGEAEVDPASKWLEDRIRETTSLSLPTIYFQGLEDGVNPPELSEALHEKFSGPFERIALQNVGHFPQREDAEAVARELAIFLAA; from the coding sequence ATGCCACACGTCGATACCAACAATGTTCGGATCAGTTTTATCGAATCCGGTGCAAAACACGGACGACCGGTTTTGCTTTTGCACGGCTGGCCTGACGATGCTTCGACGTGGGATGATGTCTCCTCGAGACTTGCTGACCGGGGTTTGCGGCTGATCGCACCCTATCTCCGCGGGTTCGGCGGCAGCGTGTTCCGCAATGAAGACGCCTTGAGGACAGCCAATAGCGGTATATTGTCCATGGACGCGATAGCACTGATGGACGGCCTCGGGATCGACACCTTCTCGGTCGTCGGGCATGATTGGGGAGCAGGCATAGCCGAGGGATTGGCCGTCGGCTGGCCACAGCGCGTGGAAAAAATGGCGCTGCTATCCTCGCTGCCTCGCATGGGCGGACTGAAAACGCCATCTTTCCGGCAGGCACAACGATACTGGTACCACTGGTTCATGGCAACGAAGCGTGGTGCGGAGGCAATAGCCGAGGATCCGCACGGCTTTGCCCGCATCCAGTGGGAAAACTGGGGACCTGAAGGCTGGTTTGATGACGCAACATTCGACGCGGTATCGAAATCCTTCGACAATCCGGACTGGGTTACTGTTACGCTTCACAGCTACCAGGCCCGATGGGGCGAGGCAGAGGTGGACCCGGCGAGCAAGTGGCTGGAAGACCGGATCAGGGAAACGACATCGTTATCGTTACCCACGATCTATTTTCAGGGACTGGAAGATGGTGTCAATCCGCCTGAGCTTTCTGAAGCTCTGCATGAGAAGTTCTCCGGCCCATTCGAGCGCATCGCCCTTCAGAATGTCGGGCATTTTCCACAGCGCGAAGATGCTGAAGCGGTTGCCCGCGAGCTTGCCATATTTCTTGCGGCTTGA
- a CDS encoding DHA2 family efflux MFS transporter permease subunit — protein sequence MATAAATGGTGSRASGRATNPWLVAVVVALAVFMEVLDTTIANVALRYISGGLAVSADEASWVVTTYLVSNAIALIASSFIAQRYGRKRFYLVCLAMFTVASVMCGLAWDLPSLLIFRMIQGFAGGGMVPVSQSILTDAFPPAKRGQAFAIFGIAVVVAPVVGPTLGGWLSDNFSWHWCFLINGPVGVFAFMLVYFLVNESEEQEKKRQDMREQGIRFDIIGFLLVATFLGSLELVLDRGQIEDWFDSTFIIVTALICFSALIASIPWLLTAKNPVLYVRLIATRQFGSCMIVMLAIGAILIATTQFVPQVLQENYGYTATWAGLALSPGGLVTMVMMFMAGQLTSRFQPKYLIAIGATIIALSMYDLTRLNPNADFSFFVWSRCILGLGLPLIFIPITAASYDGLRPDQTDQASALINAARNTGGSIGVSVASNVLAHREQWHQSRLVEHINPTEPAYHQTMQNLQGFFTERGSSMVDAQSQAMGLIGQQVGLQASYLAYIDVFFVLAIISALAVPLALILRNVDLKSGQGGMH from the coding sequence ATGGCAACGGCGGCAGCGACAGGCGGAACCGGTTCAAGAGCGAGCGGGCGCGCTACAAACCCATGGCTTGTGGCGGTCGTCGTAGCGCTCGCGGTGTTCATGGAAGTCCTCGATACGACGATTGCCAATGTCGCGCTCCGCTATATTTCCGGTGGATTGGCGGTCAGTGCGGATGAGGCATCTTGGGTGGTCACGACCTATCTCGTGTCCAATGCCATAGCGCTCATTGCCTCCAGCTTCATTGCTCAACGTTATGGCCGCAAACGGTTTTATCTCGTCTGTCTGGCCATGTTCACGGTGGCCTCCGTTATGTGCGGACTGGCATGGGACCTGCCATCGCTCCTTATTTTCCGCATGATCCAGGGGTTTGCGGGCGGCGGTATGGTGCCGGTGTCGCAATCAATTCTTACGGACGCCTTTCCGCCAGCAAAACGCGGTCAGGCCTTTGCAATTTTCGGTATTGCGGTGGTGGTGGCGCCAGTCGTGGGACCAACGCTTGGCGGCTGGCTTTCCGACAATTTCTCCTGGCATTGGTGTTTCCTGATCAACGGTCCAGTCGGCGTGTTTGCTTTCATGCTCGTCTATTTTCTGGTCAATGAATCCGAGGAGCAGGAGAAGAAGCGCCAGGACATGCGTGAGCAGGGCATTCGCTTCGATATCATCGGCTTCCTGCTAGTCGCGACCTTCCTTGGTTCATTGGAACTGGTTCTCGACCGAGGGCAGATAGAAGACTGGTTCGACTCGACGTTCATCATCGTAACGGCGTTGATCTGCTTTTCCGCACTCATCGCATCCATACCCTGGCTGCTGACGGCGAAAAACCCGGTGCTGTATGTGCGGCTGATTGCAACCCGCCAATTTGGATCATGCATGATCGTAATGCTGGCAATAGGCGCAATCCTCATTGCCACCACCCAATTCGTACCGCAGGTGCTGCAGGAAAATTATGGTTACACCGCCACCTGGGCTGGCCTCGCCCTTTCGCCCGGCGGTCTCGTGACGATGGTCATGATGTTCATGGCAGGTCAGTTAACCTCGCGCTTCCAACCGAAATATCTCATCGCCATCGGCGCGACGATCATTGCATTATCAATGTATGATCTGACACGGCTGAACCCGAATGCCGATTTCAGTTTCTTCGTCTGGTCGCGCTGCATCCTCGGTCTCGGCCTGCCCTTGATCTTCATTCCAATCACAGCAGCTTCCTATGACGGCTTGAGGCCGGACCAGACCGACCAGGCGTCTGCGCTGATCAACGCAGCCCGCAACACCGGTGGCTCGATAGGCGTTTCGGTCGCTTCGAACGTGCTCGCCCACCGAGAACAGTGGCACCAGAGCCGACTGGTCGAGCACATCAACCCGACGGAACCCGCCTATCATCAGACAATGCAGAATCTACAGGGCTTCTTTACGGAGCGAGGCTCCTCCATGGTCGATGCACAAAGTCAGGCCATGGGCCTTATCGGCCAGCAGGTTGGCCTTCAGGCAAGTTATCTCGCCTATATCGATGTGTTTTTTGTTCTCGCGATCATTTCGGCCCTTGCAGTCCCGCTGGCGCTCATCCTGCGCAACGTCGATCTGAAGTCCGGTCAGGGCGGGATGCATTGA
- a CDS encoding tripartite tricarboxylate transporter TctB family protein encodes MKLTTDLLAGGFFSIFGGAAFVASIGYKLGTPAAMGPGFFPTMIAVGIMILGLSLVATAIVKSGFLERPERIHVKPLLLITLSVVSFAILQEEVGLLAALVGLILISAVAAGARRPLEIVAITVALVAIAYLIFITGLNIPFTMWAQ; translated from the coding sequence ATGAAATTAACAACGGACCTTCTCGCCGGAGGATTCTTTTCTATTTTCGGCGGCGCGGCTTTCGTCGCTTCTATTGGCTACAAACTTGGTACCCCGGCGGCGATGGGCCCCGGGTTCTTTCCCACGATGATCGCGGTAGGCATAATGATCCTGGGTCTTTCGCTCGTCGCAACCGCTATTGTGAAATCCGGATTTTTGGAGCGACCCGAGCGAATTCACGTCAAACCACTACTCTTGATCACTCTTTCAGTCGTCAGTTTCGCGATCCTTCAGGAAGAGGTCGGTCTCCTTGCAGCTCTTGTCGGCTTGATCTTGATCAGCGCGGTCGCGGCGGGCGCACGGCGTCCCCTGGAAATTGTAGCGATCACTGTGGCGCTGGTCGCGATCGCCTACCTGATCTTTATCACGGGGCTCAACATCCCCTTTACAATGTGGGCTCAGTGA
- a CDS encoding CHASE3 domain-containing protein, translated as MSKWSWPTIRQNYLTIPTLLRSIPVGVVIASGVLATTWTHTLLSDHQDMVVHTYEAIDTTKDVLIALDDAETGQRGYLVSGDRRYLDPYNKALDRLHTLLGNLSNRVSDNSAQTARVTALQGLVDRKLNELSHSISLHDEKSAEAARANEIDYMAVGTMDRIRDVIGQITVSERDLLQSRQAEVETDEQRIRIVAIIVGLASFLTRAGVEMYLTRKRMASS; from the coding sequence ATGAGCAAATGGTCCTGGCCGACGATACGCCAGAATTATCTCACCATACCGACGTTGCTGAGATCAATTCCCGTTGGCGTCGTCATAGCGTCAGGCGTGCTGGCCACGACATGGACACATACGCTTTTAAGCGACCATCAGGACATGGTGGTCCACACCTACGAGGCAATCGACACGACGAAGGATGTGCTTATCGCGCTGGATGACGCGGAAACAGGGCAACGAGGGTATCTTGTCAGTGGAGACCGTCGATATCTCGATCCATATAATAAGGCTCTGGATCGGCTGCATACTCTCCTCGGCAATTTATCGAACAGAGTGTCCGACAACAGTGCCCAGACTGCCCGGGTGACAGCATTACAAGGCTTGGTTGACCGGAAGTTGAACGAATTGAGCCACTCCATTTCGCTCCATGACGAGAAGAGTGCAGAAGCTGCTCGCGCCAACGAGATCGACTATATGGCTGTCGGCACGATGGATCGAATACGTGACGTCATCGGCCAAATCACAGTCAGCGAACGTGATCTGCTGCAGTCCCGCCAGGCTGAAGTCGAGACTGATGAGCAGCGCATTCGTATCGTCGCAATCATCGTCGGATTAGCGTCATTTCTCACTCGGGCCGGAGTGGAAATGTATCTGACGAGAAAACGCATGGCGTCTTCTTGA
- the phnN gene encoding phosphonate metabolism protein/1,5-bisphosphokinase (PRPP-forming) PhnN, producing the protein MSADETDSSPNTSSTLGTMIVVVGPSGAGKDTLIDYALERIGKHPRLHHVRRVITRSSDAGGELHEGVDDAEFERRRLSGAFCVSWSAHGLSYGIPASAKDATERGAILIANGSRLALADFREIFLKLLVINVIARPEVLAARLSGRGRESVSEISRRLERSGVDVCGDFEVVTLDNSGDVCVAGEAFLTIVRDLLAN; encoded by the coding sequence ATGAGTGCCGACGAAACTGACTCTAGCCCGAACACCTCCTCTACACTCGGCACGATGATCGTCGTGGTTGGCCCAAGCGGTGCGGGCAAGGATACGCTGATCGACTATGCGCTTGAGCGTATCGGCAAGCACCCTCGCCTTCACCACGTCCGCCGCGTCATTACACGCAGCAGCGATGCTGGCGGGGAACTGCATGAGGGCGTGGATGACGCCGAGTTCGAGCGCAGGCGGTTGTCGGGTGCGTTCTGCGTGTCGTGGAGCGCCCACGGCCTGAGCTACGGCATCCCCGCCTCAGCGAAAGATGCAACGGAGCGTGGCGCAATCCTGATCGCCAATGGCTCCCGCTTAGCGCTTGCTGATTTCCGGGAGATTTTCTTAAAGCTGCTGGTGATCAATGTGATTGCGCGCCCAGAGGTTCTGGCTGCCCGTCTGTCGGGCCGCGGTCGTGAGAGCGTGTCGGAGATTTCCCGTCGGCTGGAGCGCAGCGGTGTCGACGTCTGCGGCGATTTCGAGGTGGTGACGCTGGACAATAGCGGGGATGTCTGTGTGGCGGGCGAGGCGTTCCTGACAATCGTGAGGGATTTGCTAGCAAACTAA
- a CDS encoding tripartite tricarboxylate transporter substrate binding protein: protein MNFRRFSRQVVTALTLLTPMAAIAADGFPQRPITLVVPFAPGGGNDSLARIVAAKAGEVLGGVIVVENRPGAGGGIAAQAVAKARPDGYTLLQGNIAHAINMSLYAKPGYDIVKDFEPVTMIATSPLLFCVPPRLGVKTMKEFVELAKSKPGSLNYGSSGMGGASHLAVELLKAKTGIELQHIPYQGSGPSVTDLLAGRLDLALPAISSAPPLMQAGKIVCLSSTSSVRSKSLPDMPATAEALGIDEYEALPWYGILAPKGTPPAIVSALAEAVKKAVEDPKVRDALTKQGFDVQVDTPDNFRTYITAEVDKWSQVVKESGAKAE, encoded by the coding sequence ATGAATTTCAGACGATTTAGCAGGCAGGTAGTTACTGCATTAACCCTGCTCACCCCGATGGCAGCAATAGCCGCGGACGGCTTTCCGCAACGCCCCATAACACTGGTTGTTCCTTTCGCGCCGGGTGGCGGCAACGATTCCCTGGCACGGATCGTAGCCGCAAAAGCTGGCGAAGTTCTGGGAGGAGTAATCGTCGTGGAAAACCGCCCTGGCGCCGGGGGTGGTATCGCTGCGCAGGCGGTGGCGAAGGCCCGCCCAGATGGTTACACCTTATTGCAGGGCAATATCGCACACGCGATAAACATGTCGTTATATGCGAAGCCCGGCTACGATATCGTAAAGGATTTCGAGCCCGTGACCATGATTGCGACTTCGCCTCTTCTTTTCTGCGTTCCTCCACGCCTCGGCGTTAAAACAATGAAGGAATTCGTGGAGCTTGCGAAGTCTAAGCCGGGTTCGCTGAACTATGGTTCATCAGGCATGGGGGGAGCGAGCCATCTGGCGGTCGAGCTACTGAAAGCAAAGACTGGCATCGAACTACAACATATCCCCTATCAGGGGTCCGGCCCATCTGTTACCGATCTGCTTGCAGGCCGCCTCGATCTGGCACTTCCCGCCATCAGCAGTGCTCCTCCGCTGATGCAAGCGGGGAAAATCGTGTGCCTATCCTCTACAAGCTCGGTCCGTTCAAAATCTTTACCTGACATGCCCGCAACAGCAGAGGCCCTTGGTATCGACGAATACGAAGCACTGCCTTGGTACGGTATTCTCGCGCCAAAGGGCACACCTCCAGCAATTGTGTCAGCCTTGGCCGAAGCGGTAAAGAAGGCTGTTGAGGACCCGAAGGTGAGAGATGCGCTTACCAAGCAAGGGTTTGACGTCCAGGTCGACACGCCTGACAACTTCCGGACCTATATCACCGCCGAGGTCGACAAGTGGTCCCAGGTCGTTAAGGAGTCCGGCGCGAAAGCGGAATAG
- a CDS encoding cyclase family protein, with protein sequence MNLITNEKRQAALAEVKEGRTFCLSLPLDRPGGSVLNGRRRPPHFHPIHRDGQLAFNQRLNTVDPAITDVHSDEAVMLYNQYSTHWDGFAHKGAMFDADGDGIEEQVFYNGFKIVDENGKGLQGDLGATAVSIMEMAETCVQGRGVMIDLRHHFGDERVNVGRELLEKVLNADGIKVEEGDIVCLHTGLADLIQQSDGEPDPELRTACAVLDGYDQALLDWVTESGVAAIAADNLAVERSSTLGLHPMACHIGSTLPLHRHCLFKLGVHLGELWFLTELADWLRANRRSRFLLTAPPLRLPGAAGSPVTPVATV encoded by the coding sequence ATGAACCTGATCACCAATGAAAAACGACAGGCGGCGCTTGCGGAAGTGAAAGAGGGGCGCACGTTCTGCCTGAGCTTACCTTTGGACCGTCCGGGAGGCTCGGTGCTTAACGGCCGACGACGCCCTCCCCATTTTCACCCAATCCATCGAGATGGCCAGTTGGCATTCAACCAGCGGCTCAACACCGTGGATCCGGCGATTACAGATGTCCATTCGGATGAAGCGGTGATGCTCTACAATCAATACTCCACCCATTGGGACGGCTTTGCACACAAGGGCGCGATGTTCGATGCAGATGGAGACGGCATCGAAGAGCAGGTCTTCTACAACGGTTTCAAGATTGTGGATGAAAACGGCAAAGGTCTGCAGGGCGACCTTGGTGCGACCGCCGTGTCGATCATGGAGATGGCCGAAACCTGCGTTCAGGGCCGCGGCGTTATGATCGACCTTCGACATCACTTCGGCGACGAACGCGTTAACGTCGGGCGGGAACTCTTGGAGAAGGTGTTGAATGCAGACGGGATCAAAGTAGAGGAAGGCGATATCGTATGCTTGCATACGGGGCTTGCCGATCTGATCCAACAATCCGATGGAGAGCCAGATCCCGAGCTCCGCACTGCATGTGCAGTCCTCGATGGCTATGACCAAGCGCTGCTCGACTGGGTGACGGAAAGTGGCGTGGCGGCTATCGCGGCAGACAATCTTGCGGTCGAAAGATCGTCGACTTTGGGATTACATCCAATGGCGTGCCACATCGGAAGCACCCTGCCCTTACATCGCCATTGTCTTTTCAAGCTCGGAGTTCATCTGGGGGAACTCTGGTTCTTGACCGAACTGGCTGATTGGCTTCGTGCAAACCGTCGCTCACGGTTCCTGCTCACGGCACCACCACTTCGCCTTCCCGGCGCGGCTGGTTCGCCTGTCACGCCCGTTGCTACCGTTTGA
- a CDS encoding pyridoxamine 5'-phosphate oxidase family protein — translation MTTMTMEELSKKLSKIDFCMLNTNSGSGQIGSRPMSNNGDVEYDGDSWFFSYGSTKKVTEIEKDKSVTLTFTAPPSILGKPGIFIAVRGEANLIRDKAQFETHWVKDLDRWFPNGVDTPGIVLIKVSARTIEYWDGEDNGTIETAGDAARMGAV, via the coding sequence ATGACCACAATGACGATGGAAGAGCTGTCGAAAAAGCTCAGTAAAATCGACTTCTGCATGCTCAATACAAATAGCGGATCCGGACAGATCGGCAGTCGACCCATGAGCAATAATGGCGACGTGGAATATGATGGCGACTCCTGGTTCTTCTCCTATGGCAGTACGAAAAAGGTCACTGAGATCGAGAAGGACAAATCGGTCACGCTCACCTTTACCGCTCCACCCAGCATCCTTGGAAAGCCCGGAATCTTTATCGCGGTCCGCGGCGAAGCAAACCTGATCCGCGACAAGGCGCAGTTCGAAACTCACTGGGTCAAAGATCTGGATCGATGGTTCCCGAACGGCGTAGACACCCCAGGCATCGTGCTCATCAAAGTGTCCGCGCGAACAATCGAATATTGGGATGGCGAAGACAATGGGACAATCGAAACCGCTGGCGATGCTGCACGAATGGGCGCGGTATAA
- a CDS encoding tripartite tricarboxylate transporter permease, which produces MDTLSNLALGFSVALSLSNLTYCFLGVLLGTFIGVLPGVGPLVTIAVLLPLTFGLPPEGALIMLAGIYYGAAYGGSTTAILVNLPGESSAAVTCIDGYQMARKGKAGQALAIAALSSFVAGTIGTILIATFAPPLSAMALEFGPPEYFSMILMAMVFSSVLGHGSLLKGVLMALFGVMIGLVGTDVISGVSRFSFGFDSLTDRIDFAVVAMGLFAFAEIIKTLETNVDGQTAMKVGSLGLSRQEIRASTGPTLRGTALGSFFGVLPGAGQVISSFAAYMLEKKISKNPERFGTGAIEGVAAPEAANNAAAQTAFIPTLTLGIPGSATMALMLGALMIQGITPGPQVMTSHPSLFWGLIASMWIGNLLLVILNLPLVGLWVTLLRVPYRWLCPAILVFSCVGILSLNFRTADIFLTAGFGVLGYALAKLECPPAPFVLGFILGPMMEENLRRAMLFSRGDPSILITSPISAGFLAVTIILLIVSIVPAVRRRKDEAIGAE; this is translated from the coding sequence ATGGATACCTTATCAAATCTCGCGCTGGGATTCAGCGTCGCACTTTCCTTGTCCAACCTAACCTACTGCTTTCTTGGCGTTTTGCTCGGTACATTTATCGGCGTGCTGCCTGGCGTGGGACCGCTTGTCACCATCGCCGTTCTGCTACCCTTGACCTTCGGGCTGCCGCCGGAAGGTGCATTGATTATGCTTGCGGGCATCTACTATGGCGCAGCCTACGGCGGCTCAACGACAGCGATCCTCGTAAATCTTCCGGGAGAGTCTTCAGCCGCCGTTACGTGCATTGACGGCTACCAAATGGCCCGCAAGGGAAAGGCGGGACAGGCGCTGGCAATCGCTGCACTCAGTTCCTTTGTCGCAGGAACCATCGGAACGATTTTGATCGCAACCTTTGCACCTCCGCTGTCCGCGATGGCGCTCGAATTCGGTCCGCCCGAGTACTTCTCCATGATCCTTATGGCAATGGTGTTTTCGTCTGTATTGGGACACGGTTCGTTGCTTAAAGGTGTGTTGATGGCGCTCTTCGGCGTCATGATCGGTCTGGTCGGGACTGATGTTATCTCGGGGGTTTCGCGTTTCAGCTTCGGTTTTGACAGCCTTACGGACCGTATCGACTTCGCCGTCGTTGCAATGGGCCTTTTCGCATTTGCAGAGATAATCAAAACCCTGGAAACTAATGTGGATGGGCAGACTGCGATGAAAGTCGGGTCCCTTGGGCTAAGCCGACAGGAAATTCGTGCCTCCACAGGCCCCACGCTTCGAGGTACCGCGCTTGGATCATTTTTCGGAGTGCTTCCCGGCGCTGGGCAGGTCATCAGTTCTTTCGCGGCATATATGCTGGAAAAGAAGATATCCAAAAATCCCGAGCGCTTTGGAACGGGAGCAATCGAGGGGGTTGCCGCGCCTGAAGCGGCCAACAATGCAGCGGCCCAAACCGCTTTTATCCCCACTCTCACTCTTGGCATTCCAGGCAGCGCCACCATGGCTCTCATGCTGGGCGCCCTCATGATCCAGGGCATCACCCCTGGGCCGCAAGTGATGACCTCTCATCCATCACTCTTCTGGGGCCTCATCGCGAGCATGTGGATTGGAAACCTGCTGCTGGTGATCTTGAACCTGCCGCTGGTTGGGCTGTGGGTCACCCTGCTGCGGGTACCGTATCGCTGGCTGTGCCCTGCGATCCTGGTATTCTCATGCGTGGGAATTCTCAGTCTGAACTTCAGGACTGCCGATATTTTCTTGACCGCCGGTTTCGGAGTGCTTGGCTATGCGCTCGCCAAGCTCGAGTGCCCACCGGCACCATTCGTGCTCGGTTTCATCCTCGGACCAATGATGGAAGAGAACCTTAGGAGAGCAATGCTCTTCTCTCGCGGTGACCCATCGATCCTTATTACAAGCCCGATCAGTGCAGGCTTCCTGGCTGTGACAATCATCCTTCTCATCGTCAGTATCGTTCCAGCGGTGCGGCGACGCAAGGATGAAGCAATAGGAGCCGAATGA